The following coding sequences are from one Halobacteriovorax sp. JY17 window:
- a CDS encoding bacteriohemerythrin, protein MKKIGIVVLFVGVLALSVSNFYLTVSKLIWLISLLISNIIIYYLFFKKSVSMARIESELKRLEKSNRVILGTSDQILNTNRELEEGSLQQSESLHETAIALDEINAMAARSSSHCETSITLSSECINASGKGKEAVNNLKDSFIKIKDGNISFSKYISDSNEKILEISNVIKEINTRTKIINDIVFQTKLLSFNASVEAARAGEHGKGFSVVAEEIGNLANLSGSAANEISKMLEESVLRVDEIVEESQIAVEKISATSEESIELGEVAVTLCDNSLDDISMRIDEVNRSVLEISSASKEQRIGVEEITKAVNLLNQVNQKINLVVGQSKQVAYSVSKESEELDEVVARMIFATTGHERIKSNDAELFEWDDSYLIHVDDMDDEHQILVEKINLLVESLNKETSLEMLPKFNDMCDYTVEHFTHEEEFMRSFNYEEYDAHKKIHDNLLSFLRSFEESIRNGTVDKIKLVGFLKNWLISHIMGVDTKYAGVYQESRAKLTA, encoded by the coding sequence ATGAAAAAAATAGGTATAGTTGTTCTCTTTGTTGGAGTTTTGGCTTTGTCAGTATCCAATTTTTATTTAACAGTATCTAAGCTTATTTGGCTTATCTCCCTTCTTATTTCTAATATAATTATCTATTACTTATTTTTTAAAAAGTCGGTATCAATGGCTAGAATTGAAAGTGAGTTAAAGAGACTAGAGAAATCAAATAGAGTCATATTAGGTACATCTGATCAAATTCTAAATACAAATCGTGAACTAGAAGAAGGTTCATTGCAACAGTCTGAATCACTACATGAAACAGCAATAGCTCTCGATGAAATTAATGCCATGGCAGCAAGGAGTTCATCTCATTGCGAAACCTCGATAACTCTTTCATCAGAATGTATTAATGCATCTGGGAAGGGAAAGGAAGCAGTTAATAATTTAAAAGATAGTTTTATAAAAATAAAAGATGGAAATATTTCTTTTTCAAAATATATTTCAGATTCAAATGAAAAGATTTTAGAAATTAGTAATGTAATAAAAGAGATTAATACAAGAACGAAAATTATTAATGATATTGTTTTTCAAACTAAGCTTCTTTCATTCAATGCTTCCGTGGAGGCGGCGAGAGCCGGAGAGCACGGGAAAGGTTTTTCAGTTGTAGCAGAAGAGATTGGTAACTTAGCAAACCTTAGTGGTAGCGCTGCAAATGAGATATCTAAAATGTTAGAAGAGAGTGTTCTACGAGTTGATGAAATTGTGGAAGAGAGTCAGATTGCAGTTGAAAAAATATCAGCAACGAGTGAAGAAAGTATTGAGCTAGGAGAAGTTGCAGTTACTCTTTGTGATAACTCTTTAGATGATATATCGATGAGAATTGATGAGGTAAATAGATCTGTTCTAGAAATTTCATCTGCGAGTAAAGAGCAGAGGATTGGAGTAGAGGAGATAACAAAAGCCGTAAATTTATTAAATCAAGTTAATCAAAAGATTAACCTTGTTGTAGGGCAATCTAAACAAGTTGCTTATAGCGTATCAAAAGAATCAGAGGAGTTAGATGAAGTTGTTGCTAGAATGATTTTTGCAACAACTGGTCATGAAAGAATTAAATCTAATGATGCTGAGTTGTTCGAATGGGATGACTCCTATTTGATTCATGTCGACGACATGGATGATGAACATCAAATTCTAGTCGAAAAAATAAATCTACTTGTTGAAAGTTTAAATAAAGAAACCTCTTTAGAAATGCTTCCAAAGTTTAATGATATGTGTGACTACACTGTTGAACATTTTACCCATGAAGAAGAGTTTATGCGAAGTTTCAATTATGAAGAATATGATGCTCATAAAAAAATCCATGATAACCTTCTTTCATTTCTTCGAAGCTTTGAAGAGAGTATAAGAAATGGTACTGTTGATAAAATTAAATTAGTGGGCTTTCTTAAAAATTGGCTCATAAGTCATATTATGGGGGTGGATACTAAGTATGCCGGTGTTTATCAAGAGAGCAGAGCTAAACTTACGGCTTAG
- a CDS encoding flavin reductase, producing MFKNFDDRKRVRFINSLSGIKSANLIGTISSSGQTNLSIVSSAFHLGASPALLGIIIRPDISPRHTLENIRSTKVLTLNHVNENIYRNAHQTSARYKREVSEFEACSLTEEYLENFKAPFVKESHVKVALELSREVSIKENGTHMLILKILGVWIPKRIMNDDGYLNIEDTQAVCVSGLDTYHSIQKLERLPYAKP from the coding sequence ATGTTTAAAAATTTTGATGATAGAAAACGAGTACGTTTTATTAACTCATTGTCAGGAATAAAGTCTGCTAATTTAATTGGTACAATTTCTTCAAGTGGACAAACAAACCTAAGTATTGTGAGCTCAGCCTTTCACCTTGGAGCTTCGCCAGCATTACTTGGAATTATCATTAGGCCTGATATTTCTCCACGACATACGCTCGAAAATATCAGATCGACCAAAGTACTTACTCTGAATCATGTAAACGAAAATATTTATAGAAATGCTCACCAAACAAGTGCCAGATATAAGAGAGAAGTTTCTGAATTTGAAGCCTGCTCCCTCACTGAAGAATACCTGGAAAATTTCAAAGCTCCCTTTGTAAAAGAATCACATGTAAAAGTAGCACTTGAGCTTTCAAGAGAAGTTTCTATTAAAGAAAATGGTACCCATATGCTCATCTTAAAAATTCTTGGAGTATGGATACCAAAGAGAATAATGAATGATGACGGCTATCTCAACATAGAGGATACGCAAGCAGTCTGTGTTAGTGGTCTAGATACTTATCATTCAATTCAAAAACTAGAACGACTCCCCTATGCTAAGCCGTAA
- a CDS encoding deoxyribodipyrimidine photo-lyase, which produces MKERVNIFWFRRDLRIKDNKAFYHALSSGLKVIPIFIFDKNILDSLDKNDARVSFIYDSLIKINEDLSSSNKSIKTYFDTPKKAWSQILKEFNIEEVFVNEDYEPYALRRDQEISKLLQKKSIKMNSYKDQCIFAKNDILKKDGTPYTIYTPYKNKWLENLSPKDLASFRSEKLIDNISDNFNKYLHDLEELGFKRGEVKIPTRILRKKKIECYDKTRDIPSLEGTSLIGIHLRFGTISTRQAVAIAHQTNATWLSELIWREFFMQILYHFPHVAESSFKEKYNAIKWRNNKEEFKLWCEGRTGFPLVDAGMRELNNTGHMHNRVRMVVASFLVKDLLIDWRWGEKYFASKLLDFDLASNNGNWQWAAGTGCDAAPYFRIFNPMTQLKKFDPDLVYVKKWVPEYGTENYTKEMIDHKEAYHRAIFTYNKAVK; this is translated from the coding sequence ATGAAAGAAAGAGTTAATATATTCTGGTTTAGAAGAGATTTAAGGATCAAAGACAATAAAGCCTTTTACCACGCCCTATCGTCTGGACTAAAAGTTATACCTATCTTTATATTTGATAAAAATATTCTAGATAGCCTAGATAAGAATGATGCAAGAGTTAGCTTTATTTATGACTCTCTCATAAAAATAAATGAGGATCTATCTTCATCAAACAAAAGCATTAAAACATACTTCGACACCCCTAAAAAAGCTTGGTCTCAAATACTGAAAGAATTCAATATAGAGGAGGTATTTGTCAACGAAGACTATGAGCCTTACGCATTAAGAAGAGATCAAGAGATTTCAAAACTTCTTCAAAAGAAATCTATAAAAATGAATTCCTATAAAGATCAATGTATTTTTGCAAAGAATGATATTTTAAAGAAAGATGGTACTCCTTATACTATCTATACGCCCTATAAGAATAAATGGCTTGAGAACTTAAGCCCCAAAGATCTTGCAAGTTTTAGGTCTGAAAAGCTTATTGATAATATTTCAGATAATTTTAATAAATACTTACATGACCTAGAAGAACTAGGTTTCAAAAGAGGGGAAGTAAAAATCCCGACAAGAATATTGAGAAAGAAAAAAATAGAGTGCTATGACAAAACAAGAGATATCCCCTCTCTCGAAGGGACATCTCTTATTGGTATCCATTTACGCTTTGGCACAATAAGTACTAGGCAGGCCGTAGCTATTGCTCATCAAACCAATGCCACCTGGCTGAGCGAACTCATTTGGAGAGAATTCTTTATGCAAATTCTCTATCACTTTCCTCATGTGGCGGAATCTTCGTTTAAAGAAAAGTATAATGCGATTAAGTGGAGAAATAATAAAGAAGAGTTTAAATTATGGTGCGAAGGAAGAACAGGCTTTCCATTGGTCGATGCAGGAATGAGAGAACTCAATAACACAGGCCATATGCATAACAGAGTAAGAATGGTTGTAGCAAGTTTTCTAGTTAAAGATCTTCTTATTGATTGGAGATGGGGCGAAAAATACTTTGCTTCAAAACTCCTAGACTTTGATCTCGCCTCTAATAATGGAAATTGGCAATGGGCTGCAGGAACAGGCTGTGACGCTGCTCCTTACTTTAGAATTTTTAATCCTATGACCCAATTAAAGAAATTTGATCCAGACCTAGTCTATGTAAAGAAATGGGTTCCAGAATATGGAACAGAGAACTATACAAAGGAAATGATTGATCACAAAGAAGCTTATCACCGAGCAATATTCACCTATAACAAAGCAGTTAAATAA
- a CDS encoding DUF523 and DUF1722 domain-containing protein, whose protein sequence is MTKPNIAISSCLLGNLVRYDKNHCQDKWIIQELSKFVNFVPVCPEMEMGLGAPREEIHLYFNKEDKENIKLRKKFEGTDLTGLALETYSRMNATLSNKSIDGFILTKKSPSCGLDNVKTIQLDDSKVVTRSTGLFAKNVLSNFPSVPTIDSGRMINKVLRENFIKSVYAHYRLRNTERTPAEFQQFHQKYKYILMDHSPKELKRLGQIVANAKKNDIEESFQEYRTLLFKTFNKEATTGRRFNTLQHLMGYFKKYLTAKEKSEIVSLLEDFKNGIINHIVLLKFFDLLTKKYELSYLNGQYYFMPYPKELKLAKEV, encoded by the coding sequence ATGACTAAACCTAATATTGCCATTAGCTCGTGCTTACTAGGAAATCTTGTCAGGTATGATAAAAATCACTGCCAAGACAAGTGGATCATTCAGGAGCTTTCAAAGTTTGTTAATTTCGTTCCCGTTTGTCCAGAAATGGAAATGGGTCTTGGGGCTCCAAGAGAGGAGATTCATCTTTATTTTAACAAAGAAGATAAAGAAAATATAAAACTAAGAAAGAAATTTGAAGGCACTGACCTTACAGGCCTTGCTCTAGAAACATACTCTAGAATGAATGCTACATTAAGCAATAAAAGCATTGATGGTTTTATTCTAACAAAGAAATCCCCTTCATGCGGTTTAGATAACGTTAAGACTATTCAACTTGATGATTCAAAAGTCGTGACGAGATCCACAGGACTATTTGCAAAAAATGTTTTAAGTAATTTCCCATCCGTCCCAACTATTGATTCGGGAAGAATGATAAATAAAGTTCTTAGGGAGAATTTTATAAAATCGGTCTATGCTCACTATAGACTGAGGAATACAGAGAGAACCCCTGCCGAATTTCAACAATTCCATCAAAAGTATAAGTATATCCTCATGGATCACTCTCCTAAAGAACTAAAAAGACTAGGACAGATTGTCGCAAATGCAAAGAAGAACGACATAGAAGAAAGTTTTCAAGAGTACAGAACTTTATTGTTTAAAACTTTTAATAAAGAAGCGACGACAGGAAGAAGATTCAATACTCTTCAGCATCTCATGGGGTACTTCAAGAAATACCTAACAGCAAAAGAGAAAAGTGAAATAGTTTCACTTTTAGAAGATTTCAAAAATGGAATTATAAATCATATAGTTCTCTTGAAATTTTTTGATTTGCTTACAAAGAAATATGAACTGTCATACTTAAATGGACAGTACTACTTCATGCCTTATCCTAAAGAATTGAAATTAGCAAAAGAAGTATAA
- a CDS encoding TIGR01777 family oxidoreductase gives MKILITGATGLIGTRLLETLILKGYEDIRVLTTNKEKAKSKISFPIEICEWNPIAGTIEKGALENVSIVFHLAGEGVAEGRWSEKRKKSILDSRVKGTSILLREIKKSSTTPKKFISSSAVGIYGSSLSDKTITSEDSLGEGFLAEICKAWENSLRDHDIKGMNAHTLRTGVVLSEEGGALAKMLPPFTLGLGGKLGSGKQYMSWIHIDDLVNAFLFLMTNDCKKFSYNGVSPTPVTNLEFTKVLGNVLKRPTIFPVPGVVLKLIFGEMSEILLEGQRVSPTHLDAEGFEFKYKNLYSALSNILKYNVKGEVLFKRHQWVKSPLEDVFQFFSDVKNLETITPKNLSFKIVGMNTDQIKTGSLIDYKLKIHGIPAKWKTKINNFEKNKSFIDEQLKGPYSKWVHQHDFQSLKNGTLISDKIVYKVPFGILGNLVSGWFISRDVKSIFNYRNAVIDRKFN, from the coding sequence GTGAAAATACTAATTACTGGAGCCACAGGCCTAATTGGCACAAGACTTTTAGAAACTCTCATTCTTAAAGGATACGAAGATATTAGAGTCCTAACTACAAATAAAGAGAAAGCTAAATCTAAAATCAGTTTTCCTATTGAAATTTGTGAATGGAATCCGATTGCTGGCACAATAGAAAAAGGAGCTCTAGAGAATGTAAGTATTGTCTTTCATCTCGCAGGAGAAGGTGTTGCTGAAGGAAGATGGAGTGAAAAAAGAAAGAAGAGTATTTTAGATTCCAGAGTTAAGGGAACAAGTATTTTATTAAGAGAGATTAAAAAGTCTTCAACTACTCCAAAGAAGTTCATTTCTTCATCTGCAGTTGGTATCTACGGAAGCAGCCTTTCAGACAAAACTATTACATCAGAAGACTCTCTTGGAGAAGGCTTCCTCGCCGAGATTTGCAAAGCATGGGAAAATTCCCTAAGAGACCACGACATCAAAGGAATGAATGCTCATACACTTAGAACAGGTGTTGTACTTAGTGAGGAAGGTGGCGCTTTAGCAAAAATGCTTCCTCCATTTACTCTTGGTCTTGGAGGAAAGCTTGGGTCAGGTAAGCAGTATATGAGTTGGATTCATATAGATGATCTTGTAAATGCTTTCCTATTTCTTATGACCAATGACTGTAAGAAGTTTTCTTATAATGGTGTCTCGCCTACTCCAGTTACAAATCTTGAATTTACAAAAGTACTGGGAAATGTTCTTAAGCGTCCTACAATCTTTCCCGTACCAGGAGTTGTCTTAAAATTAATCTTTGGAGAAATGTCTGAAATTCTCCTAGAAGGACAAAGAGTTTCTCCAACACATCTAGACGCCGAAGGATTTGAGTTTAAGTATAAGAACCTCTATTCAGCTCTCAGCAATATACTAAAATACAATGTTAAGGGTGAAGTTTTATTTAAGCGACATCAATGGGTAAAGTCTCCACTAGAAGATGTATTTCAATTTTTTTCGGATGTTAAGAACCTAGAAACCATTACTCCTAAAAACCTAAGTTTTAAAATTGTAGGAATGAATACCGATCAAATAAAAACAGGTTCTCTCATTGACTATAAATTAAAAATTCATGGAATTCCTGCGAAATGGAAAACAAAAATAAATAACTTTGAAAAAAACAAGTCATTTATCGATGAACAACTCAAAGGTCCTTACTCAAAGTGGGTTCACCAACACGACTTTCAATCTTTAAAGAATGGAACGTTAATTTCAGATAAAATCGTATACAAAGTTCCCTTTGGAATTCTTGGTAACCTTGTATCTGGCTGGTTTATTTCAAGAGATGTAAAAAGTATTTTCAACTATAGAAATGCAGTCATTGATAGAAAGTTTAATTAA
- a CDS encoding MerR family transcriptional regulator has protein sequence MKNIVGIKVLSKACGVLPHSIRTWETRYQAFSPVRSEGGQRLYSEEDLERAKLIGFLLDREHSISVLAKLSLSSLQTLKKNSEDLGTNSVGLTGVSISKLFKHLTNYDIDSVASELQHLRMSVGSKDFIFKVILPLMQEIGLKVSKGVYSVTQEHIVSTIVRGQLGQINLPNIGYTDQRIALATPDGNLHELSILIADILCRSNRVTTCYLGASHPAECLAEAVNALKVKTVVMGVVSSDQWNYEKNMIPYLKSLDKFLIGETTVILGGGWSLEFPDFENIKEIKIMDSFEKFDELIERSFF, from the coding sequence ATGAAAAATATTGTCGGAATTAAAGTATTGTCAAAGGCTTGCGGTGTCCTTCCTCATTCGATTAGAACATGGGAGACGAGATATCAGGCGTTTAGCCCTGTTCGAAGTGAGGGAGGGCAAAGGCTTTATAGTGAGGAGGACCTTGAAAGAGCGAAACTTATAGGATTCCTCTTAGATCGGGAGCACTCCATCTCAGTTCTTGCAAAGCTATCTCTTTCGAGTTTGCAGACTCTTAAGAAAAACTCTGAAGACTTAGGCACTAATTCTGTAGGACTTACAGGTGTTAGTATTTCAAAATTATTCAAGCACTTAACAAATTACGATATTGATAGTGTCGCTTCAGAGCTTCAACATTTGAGAATGAGTGTTGGCTCAAAAGATTTTATCTTTAAGGTAATCTTGCCGTTGATGCAAGAAATTGGATTGAAAGTTTCTAAGGGAGTTTATTCCGTGACTCAGGAGCATATTGTTTCAACAATTGTGAGAGGGCAGCTTGGTCAAATCAACCTTCCAAATATTGGCTATACTGATCAGAGAATAGCTCTCGCAACTCCTGATGGCAATTTGCACGAGCTTTCAATTTTAATTGCAGATATTCTTTGTAGATCAAATAGAGTTACGACCTGTTATCTAGGAGCATCCCACCCCGCAGAATGCTTAGCAGAAGCAGTTAATGCTCTTAAGGTAAAAACGGTTGTTATGGGGGTCGTATCTTCTGACCAGTGGAATTACGAAAAGAATATGATCCCCTACTTAAAGAGTTTAGATAAATTCCTTATTGGAGAAACCACTGTGATTCTTGGTGGGGGATGGAGTTTAGAGTTTCCAGACTTTGAGAATATTAAAGAAATTAAAATCATGGATAGTTTTGAAAAATTTGATGAATTAATAGAGAGATCATTTTTCTAA
- a CDS encoding 6-carboxytetrahydropterin synthase: MTEFISTKHFIGFPCTHRQWKADSHCKYVHGYSRSFYFEFKSTELTKEGWVVDFGGLKEVKVWLDDMFDHTFLASSDDPFLDTFKQLDIDGVIQLRVLPNAGMEGTAQYVYDQVNPMIKKLTNNRAWISRLEVRENEKNSAILIPKE; this comes from the coding sequence ATGACAGAATTTATCTCAACAAAACACTTCATAGGATTTCCATGTACTCATAGACAATGGAAGGCCGATTCTCATTGTAAGTATGTTCATGGTTACTCAAGATCGTTCTACTTTGAATTTAAATCAACGGAACTTACAAAAGAAGGATGGGTTGTAGACTTTGGAGGATTAAAAGAAGTAAAGGTTTGGCTCGACGATATGTTCGATCATACTTTCTTAGCATCTTCTGATGATCCATTCCTAGATACTTTTAAACAACTGGATATTGATGGAGTTATACAACTCAGAGTTCTTCCAAATGCAGGAATGGAAGGTACTGCTCAGTATGTCTATGATCAGGTGAATCCAATGATCAAAAAACTTACTAATAATAGAGCGTGGATTTCAAGACTTGAAGTTAGAGAAAATGAAAAGAACTCCGCAATTTTAATTCCTAAAGAGTAA
- a CDS encoding D-alanyl-D-alanine carboxypeptidase: protein MIQFLRISLICLLTLNSHSFEFKFKNTKSEKVSINFSEIQGAKIFTQSDEEVITPASVLKVFSMSYALDTLGADFTFKTRVFYTGKIFGDTLQGDLYLVGDGDPYLNHPQLINLALAVLRKGIRKVSGSLFYDNTLFPQVDTLSKLGLGDQTYNPSVGALNAEFNRLSIWTSSRPPKSIIPGMPLKIEEAKSGFMPTQDFRWKDSDQESWWMKKGAKLSLRTDLPIRDAGMWSTNLLNFHLQSFGIEIQNVAMKKLPKNARFISIEESLPLWSLATLTMEYSNNLLAEAIALRACTRAKIKPLNQQGCAIDLARYINSKNPSKIFNASGLSINNELTAKDISTFLKNNFTKSWKNHTLLSLLSYSGQSGWIRNRLAEPDYNLRVFAKTGSLDFVNNIAGFIRTKNNKWYSFSLLHTEDKKRDALSKEDPKSFEALKSQANSWRKSSLDRVDQFLKDFIDNN, encoded by the coding sequence ATGATCCAGTTCCTAAGAATTAGTCTAATTTGTCTCCTGACTTTAAATTCTCACTCATTTGAGTTTAAATTTAAAAATACAAAGAGTGAAAAAGTCTCTATTAACTTCTCTGAAATTCAAGGTGCTAAAATATTCACACAGTCAGATGAAGAAGTTATTACTCCAGCATCAGTCTTGAAAGTTTTCAGTATGTCTTACGCTCTAGATACGCTTGGAGCTGACTTTACATTTAAGACTAGAGTTTTCTATACAGGAAAAATTTTTGGGGACACTCTTCAAGGTGATCTCTACCTCGTGGGCGATGGAGATCCTTACTTAAATCATCCTCAATTAATAAACCTAGCTTTAGCTGTACTAAGAAAAGGTATCAGAAAAGTCTCTGGTTCACTTTTCTACGATAACACTCTATTCCCACAGGTTGATACTCTCTCCAAGCTAGGTCTCGGTGATCAAACTTATAACCCAAGTGTTGGAGCACTCAATGCAGAATTTAATCGTCTAAGTATCTGGACGAGTAGTCGTCCACCTAAATCAATTATCCCAGGAATGCCATTAAAGATTGAAGAAGCGAAAAGTGGTTTCATGCCAACTCAAGACTTTAGATGGAAAGATAGTGATCAAGAGTCGTGGTGGATGAAAAAAGGAGCGAAGCTTTCTCTAAGAACAGATCTTCCAATTAGAGATGCAGGAATGTGGAGCACGAACCTTTTAAACTTCCATCTTCAATCATTTGGAATTGAAATTCAAAATGTAGCAATGAAGAAGCTTCCAAAGAATGCGAGATTCATCTCAATTGAAGAAAGTCTACCTCTATGGAGTTTAGCCACTCTTACAATGGAATATTCTAATAACCTTCTAGCTGAAGCGATTGCTCTTCGCGCCTGTACAAGAGCAAAGATCAAACCTCTAAATCAACAAGGTTGTGCCATAGATCTCGCTAGATATATTAATTCAAAAAATCCTTCAAAAATATTTAATGCCTCTGGTCTATCAATTAATAATGAATTAACGGCCAAAGATATTTCTACCTTTTTAAAAAATAATTTCACTAAATCTTGGAAAAATCACACACTACTTAGCCTCCTCTCCTACTCTGGACAATCAGGCTGGATTAGAAATAGACTTGCTGAGCCCGACTATAATCTAAGAGTTTTTGCAAAAACGGGTTCACTTGATTTTGTAAATAATATTGCGGGATTCATTAGAACAAAGAATAATAAGTGGTATAGCTTTAGTCTCTTACACACAGAAGACAAAAAGAGAGATGCCCTAAGTAAAGAAGATCCTAAGAGTTTTGAAGCACTTAAGAGTCAAGCGAATTCTTGGAGAAAGAGCTCTTTGGATAGAGTTGATCAATTTTTAAAAGACTTTATAGATAATAACTAA
- the yidD gene encoding membrane protein insertion efficiency factor YidD, with protein sequence MRKLLIFLIKIYQVAISPIFGSKCRFYPSCSHYTKEAITSLPLHLALFYSLKRISKCHPFHKGGYDPVPKN encoded by the coding sequence ATGCGGAAGTTACTCATTTTTCTTATTAAAATCTATCAAGTGGCCATCTCCCCAATCTTTGGAAGTAAGTGTCGTTTCTACCCTAGTTGCTCTCATTATACGAAAGAGGCCATCACTTCACTTCCTCTTCATCTTGCACTATTCTATAGTTTAAAACGAATCTCAAAATGTCACCCATTCCATAAAGGCGGTTATGATCCAGTTCCTAAGAATTAG
- the lipA gene encoding lipoyl synthase — MYDYDEQREKIRQKREKAQELLRAKRPSNLEKKPDWFKVRLPGGDNYKDLKKNLRENKIWTVCEEASCPNLSECWAAKTATMMILGGTCTRACKFCHVDTGNPQGVINEEEIANAANMAKVMSLNYLVITSVDRDDLPDFGASHFAKVIESVRTHHPSTFVEVLIPDFNGVEEHMLTLGNARPFVIAQNIETVERLTHVVRDRRAGYTKTLDCLKFYKEKFPKTTTKTSVMVGLGETLDELIECMDDLRSVDCDIITFGQYLRPTPRHLPVTRYYKPEEFEELKNIAYEKGFKFVASGPLVRSSYKAADYLKHLRDQGFDI, encoded by the coding sequence GTGTACGATTACGACGAGCAGAGAGAAAAAATCAGACAAAAGAGAGAGAAGGCCCAAGAGCTTCTTCGGGCCAAAAGACCTTCGAATCTAGAAAAGAAACCAGACTGGTTTAAGGTTCGCTTGCCTGGTGGAGATAATTATAAAGATCTAAAAAAGAATCTTCGAGAAAATAAAATATGGACTGTTTGCGAAGAGGCGAGTTGTCCTAATCTCTCAGAGTGTTGGGCCGCCAAGACTGCAACAATGATGATTTTGGGAGGAACTTGTACTAGGGCCTGTAAATTTTGTCATGTAGATACAGGAAACCCTCAAGGAGTTATTAACGAAGAAGAAATCGCTAATGCTGCCAATATGGCAAAGGTGATGTCTTTAAATTATTTAGTAATTACAAGTGTTGATAGAGATGATCTTCCTGACTTTGGAGCTTCTCACTTTGCTAAAGTTATTGAATCTGTAAGAACTCATCACCCTTCTACTTTTGTGGAAGTTTTAATTCCTGACTTCAACGGGGTTGAGGAGCATATGCTAACTCTTGGCAACGCAAGACCATTTGTTATCGCTCAAAATATTGAAACAGTCGAAAGACTTACTCATGTTGTAAGAGATCGAAGGGCCGGTTATACAAAAACTCTAGATTGTTTAAAATTTTATAAAGAGAAGTTTCCTAAAACGACAACGAAAACTTCTGTTATGGTAGGTCTTGGTGAAACACTTGATGAATTAATTGAGTGTATGGATGATCTACGTTCGGTTGATTGTGACATTATCACTTTTGGTCAGTATCTAAGACCAACTCCAAGACATCTTCCTGTTACTAGGTATTATAAACCTGAAGAGTTTGAAGAACTTAAAAATATTGCCTATGAAAAAGGATTTAAGTTTGTTGCAAGTGGACCGCTCGTAAGAAGTAGTTACAAGGCGGCAGATTACTTGAAGCATTTGAGAGACCAAGGATTTGATATTTGA
- the nth gene encoding endonuclease III, producing the protein MKTKKERAAYIDEKLEELFPETPVPLDHTNPYTLLIAVLLSAQCTDIRVNQVTPALFAKATCPEDMIKLTVAEIEAIVKPCGLAPRKAKAIHRLSEILLEKHGGEVPANFEDLEELPGVGHKTAGVVLAQSFGIPAFPVDTHIHRLGQQWGLTNGKNVVQTEKDLKRCFPKDRWNKLHLQIIFFGREYCTARQCDGLQCELCQACFPDRKRPKKYQKA; encoded by the coding sequence ATGAAAACAAAGAAAGAACGCGCAGCGTACATAGATGAGAAACTTGAAGAACTCTTCCCAGAAACCCCTGTTCCTTTAGATCACACAAATCCATATACATTATTGATTGCTGTCTTACTTTCTGCTCAGTGCACGGACATTAGAGTGAATCAAGTAACTCCAGCTCTCTTTGCAAAAGCTACTTGTCCTGAAGATATGATAAAGTTAACGGTTGCTGAAATTGAAGCGATTGTGAAGCCTTGTGGTCTTGCGCCTAGAAAAGCAAAGGCGATTCATAGACTCAGTGAAATACTCTTGGAGAAGCATGGCGGAGAAGTTCCTGCAAACTTTGAAGATCTAGAAGAGCTTCCTGGTGTCGGACATAAAACGGCCGGAGTTGTTCTCGCTCAATCATTTGGGATACCTGCATTTCCAGTCGACACTCATATCCATAGACTTGGACAACAGTGGGGGCTGACTAATGGGAAGAATGTTGTTCAAACTGAAAAAGATTTAAAGCGGTGTTTTCCAAAAGATCGCTGGAATAAGCTTCATTTACAAATTATCTTCTTTGGTAGGGAATATTGTACTGCAAGACAATGTGACGGTCTTCAGTGTGAGCTCTGCCAAGCATGTTTCCCAGATAGAAAGAGACCTAAGAAATACCAAAAGGCTTAA